CCCATAAACCAAAAACGTTCAGCTTTGAAGAAGCTGCCGCAATGCCGCTCACAAGCCTTACAGCCTGGGAAGGATTATTCGAACGTCTCGGTATTGCTACGAAGAAGGATGAAAATGAAGGTCGATCCATATTAATTATAGGTGCAGCCGGGGGAGTAGGTTCTATTGCGCTTCAGCTCGCAAGTTGGGCAGGATTGACCGTGGTTGGGACCGCCTCACGAGCAGAGACCGAAGTTTGGGCTAAAAAACATGGTGCGGACTATACAATCAGCCATTATGCGGACTTTTTACCACAGCTGAATAAAATAGGGCTGTCTGAAGTGGATTACATTTTTTGTCTGAACAGTACCGATCAGCATTGGGAAAGGATGATGGAAGCAATTGCTCCCCAAGGTAAGATTTGTTCGATTGTAGAAACGAAAACACCGCTGAACATAAGCTTACTTCAGCAGAAGAGTGTAACGTTTGTCATGGAATTCATGTTCACAAGATCGCTCTTTGAAACGAAGGATATGAAAAGGCAGCATGAGATTCTGACAGAGATGGCCCACATGTTCGATGAAGGGATATTAAAGACAACATTAACGGAAACACTTCAACCGATCCATGCAGAAACGATGAGAGATGCACATTCGAAATTAGAATCCGGTAAGACGATAGGAAAAGTGGTAGTAAGCCGCAATGAATAAACCCTTCAGCTAGAAGGGTTTTTTTTGTTTTTTTAAGCTGTGAGAAGGGAATATTTTAAAAATCTAATATATAGTAAATGAAGATGAAAGGATGATGCAGTTGTTTAAGAATAAAGTTGTCATCGTTACTGGAGCAGGACAGGGAATTGGCAGGCAAATCGCCATTGATTTTGCGGCTGCGGGAGCAAAAGTGGTGCTGGCTGACCAAAAGGAAAAGGAAGCGAAAGAGACTTTGGAAAAGATACAGTCCAATAAAGGGAAAGCTCTTCTTATTCCAACAGATGTACGCCAGCCTGAAGATATTATCTCACTTATGGGGCAGACAAAAAGGGAATTTGGGCCAGTTGATATTCTGATCAACAATGCCGGCAAAGGGGTCTGGAAGTCTCCGTTCGATTTGGACGTGGAAGAATGGGATAATGTCATTCAAACCAATCTTCGAAGTGTATTTCTATGTTCGCGGGAAGCCGCAAAACAGATGAAAGAAAATGGGGGAGGCTCCATCGTTAATATCGCATCGACAAGAGCATCCATGTCAGAACCTAACAGTGAGGCATACGCGGCAACGAAAGGCGGCATAACAGCTCTCACTCATGCATTGGCCGCATCGTTCAGCGAACATGGCATTACGGTTAACGCCATCAGCCCAGGTTGGATTGAAACCCAAGACTATGAAGGTTTAAGAGATGTTGACCATCAACAGCATTGGTCAAAGAGGGTTGGAAAACCATCGGATATCTCTAGCGCCTGTTTATATTTAACAGCCCCTGACAATAACTTTATTAACGGTGAGAACCTGGTGATCGATGGTGGAATGACAAGAAAGATGATCTATCACCACTAAGATAGAA
This genomic stretch from Fictibacillus marinisediminis harbors:
- a CDS encoding SDR family NAD(P)-dependent oxidoreductase, whose amino-acid sequence is MFKNKVVIVTGAGQGIGRQIAIDFAAAGAKVVLADQKEKEAKETLEKIQSNKGKALLIPTDVRQPEDIISLMGQTKREFGPVDILINNAGKGVWKSPFDLDVEEWDNVIQTNLRSVFLCSREAAKQMKENGGGSIVNIASTRASMSEPNSEAYAATKGGITALTHALAASFSEHGITVNAISPGWIETQDYEGLRDVDHQQHWSKRVGKPSDISSACLYLTAPDNNFINGENLVIDGGMTRKMIYHH
- a CDS encoding zinc-binding alcohol dehydrogenase family protein, which produces MKAVGLYKYLPIDNPESLLDVDIDKPSPGKRDLLVKVKAISVNPVDTKVRSPKNALEKEPKILGWDVSGIVEETGSGVSMFKAGDEIYYAGSIGRPGGNSEFHLVDERIAAHKPKTFSFEEAAAMPLTSLTAWEGLFERLGIATKKDENEGRSILIIGAAGGVGSIALQLASWAGLTVVGTASRAETEVWAKKHGADYTISHYADFLPQLNKIGLSEVDYIFCLNSTDQHWERMMEAIAPQGKICSIVETKTPLNISLLQQKSVTFVMEFMFTRSLFETKDMKRQHEILTEMAHMFDEGILKTTLTETLQPIHAETMRDAHSKLESGKTIGKVVVSRNE